A stretch of the Lactuca sativa cultivar Salinas chromosome 9, Lsat_Salinas_v11, whole genome shotgun sequence genome encodes the following:
- the LOC111903948 gene encoding glutamate receptor 1.2 has protein sequence MINFRLYPFLILMLLSFQTLTRAHEHPRSYSEVQVGVILDMESWAGKVVYRCISMAISDFYTANPHYTTRIAFKTRDTKGEPLSALSAALDLLENTKVQAIIGPESTVEARFLDVFEDKANIPILSFSTSPFPNRNPYLLQISQDETTQFKAIAAMVDLFKSTEVIVICEDTTNGREMTTYMVSAFQEKNIYVMHASFISASSNNEQVWEELRKLQTMQTMVFVVHVSPSLATNVFSMAKELGMMGEGYMWIVTSKTTNYLESLDSETIESMQGAVGFRSYFPASRDLHKFVSKCRKEHYDLNPFMEFKGVDPNGIWAYDAVYALATAVERIQTTTELASKDLGTNIGTSLLDEMLRVNLHGLGGEFKLMNGRTTSKAMEVVNVIGKGGRRVGFWMMATGGGFVKEIKKPNSSSNQGLEIIIWPGGTTSINPKRRKLQTNGNKKLRILFPGASLFPNIAQISVDPRTNLSGVSGFTGDVFNAAFNALDYGVEIEVIPFSHKDGSTYNDVIQKIYLKEYDAAIGDFTITENRSLFVDFTLPFTDLGVGIVARNTKNGMWIFLDPLSADLWITSAFFFLFLGFVIWFIEHRTNNEFQGSTRHQIGTTLWFAFSTLVYAHREKLQSNLSRFVVTVWVFVVLVLTSSYTATLSSLLTVQQIGMKEMSIGLQGLSPLGIVYNKLNVVDGWSEKLYAPEDYAKALTTGRFDAIVSEILYIKSLLAMYSGADFSLIATAPTTNGFGFAFQKGSPLAREMSTQIAKMREDGTLKALEDKWLKRESAMMSKDFSSPSPKILNFYGLRGLFFISGVSMALALLFSMIDLVCEKWHIKDKIKMLRCVLHGSSEIHEHDTDVESTV, from the exons ATGATAAATTTCAGGTTATATCCATTTCTAATCTTGATGTTGCTTAGCTTTCAAACCCTTACAAGAGCACATGAACACCCCCGATCTTACAGTGAAGTACAAGTGGGAGTGATTCTTGACATGGAATCATGGGCAGGGAAGGTCGTTTATCGTTGCATCAGCATGGCTATTTCTGACTTTTACACAGCCAATCCTCACTACACTACAAGAATAGCTTTTAAAACCAGGGATACCAAAGGAGAACCTCTGAGTGCCTTGTCTGCTG CTCTGGATCTATTGGAGAACACTAAAGTGCAAGCCATAATAGGTCCCGAATCAACAGTGGAAGCAAGATTTCTGGATGTTTTTGAGGATAAGGCTAACATACCAATTCTTTCCTTTTCAACAAGTCCTTTTCCAAATCGTAATCCTTATCTTCTTCAAATTTCACAAGATGAAACCACTCAGTTCAAAGCCATTGCTGCCATGGTTGATTTGTTTAAATCCACGGAGGTGATTGTCATCTGTGAGGACACTACAAATGGGAGAGAAATGACTACTTATATGGTTAGTGCGTTTCAAGAAAAAAACatatatgttatgcatgctagctTCATTTCAGCCTCTTCCAACAATGAACAAGTGTGGGAAGAGCTTCGTAAGCTTCAAACTATGCAGACCATGGTGTTTGTGGTGCATGTGTCACCTTCTCTAGCGACCAATGTTTTCTCTATGGCAAAAGAGTTAGGCATGATGGGCGAAGGATACATGTGGATCGTAACAAGTAAGACTACAAACTACTTGGAATCCCTGGATTCTGAAACAATCGAATCAATGCAAGGGGCTGTGGGTTTCAGATCATATTTTCCTGCATCAAGGGACCTTCACAAATTCGTTTCGAAATGCAGAAAGGAACATTATGATTTGAACCCTTTTATGGAGTTTAAGGGGGTAGATCCCAATGGTATATGGGCATATGATGCAGTTTACGCGCTAGCCACGGCTGTTGAAAGGATACAAACTACAACAGAACTTGCTTCAAAAGACTTGGGTACCAATATTGGCACATCACTTTTAGATGAGATGTTAAGAGTCAACTTGCATGGTTTAGGTGGTGAATTCAAGCTTATGAATGGAAGAACCACCTCCAAAGCCATGGAAGTCGTAAATGTGATTGGTAAGGGTGGTAGGAGAGTCGGATTCTGGATGATGGCTACTGGTGGTGGGTTTGTGAAAGAAATAAAGAAACCAAATTCCTCTTCGAATCAAGGCCTTGAAATTATCATCTGGCCCGGTGGGACCACAAGCATTAATCCAAAGCGTAGAAAGCTACAAACAAATGGAAATAAGAAGCTGAGAATTCTGTTTCCAGGTGCCAGCCTATTCCCAAATATAGCACAAATAAGTGTTGATCCCAGAACAAATCTATCGGGTGTCAGCGGCTTCACTGGGGATGTTTTCAATGCTGCATTTAACGCCTTAGACTATGGAGTTGAGATTGAAGTTATTCCGTTCTCTCataaggatggaagtacttacaaTGATGTGATCCAAAAAATCTATCTTAAG GAATACGATGCTGCTATCGGGGATTTTACAATCACTGAAAATAGATCTCTCTTTGTCGACTTCACGTTGCCCTTCACTGATCTTGGAGTTGGCATAGTAGCCAGAAACACCAAGAACGGCATGTGGATCTTCTTAGATCCTCTTAGTGCAGATCTTTGGATCACAAGtgcttttttctttctttttttgggGTTTGTCATTTGGTTTATAGAACATCGTACAAACAATGAATTTCAAGGTTCAACAAGACACCAAATTGGAACAACCCTCTGGTTTGCCTTTTCAACCCTCGTTTATGCTCACA GGGAGAAGCTGCAAAGTAATCTATCAAGATTCGTGGTTACTGTTTGGGTTTTTGTAGTGCTTGTGCTCACGTCAAGTTACACTGCAACTTTGAGTTCACTTTTAACAGTACAACAGATTGGAATGAAGGAGATGTCTATTGGGCTACAGGGTCTTTCACCTCTAGGAATTGTGTATAACAAACTGAATGTTGTTGACGGCTGGTCAGAGAAACTATATGCGCCTGAGGATTATGCTAAAGCATTAACAACGGGAAGATTTGATGCAATTGTCTCTGAGATCCTTTACATCAAATCATTACTTGCAATGTATTCGGGTGCTGATTTCTCCTTGATTGCAACAGCACCCACCACCAACGGCTTCGGCTTT GCGTTCCAGAAAGGTTCACCTTTGGCAAGAGAAATGTCCACTCAGATAGCAAAAATGCGTGAAGACGGGACACTGAAAGCATTAGAGGATAAATGGTTGAAACGTGAATCTGCAATGATGTCAAAGGATTTTTCTTCCCCTTCaccaaaaatattgaatttttatgGGCTTCGAGGTCTCTTTTTTATCAGTGGTGTATCCATGGCATTGGCCCTTTTGTTTTCCATGATtgatcttgtttgtgaaaaaTGGCATATCAAAGATAAGATTAAGATGTTGAGGTGCGTCTTACATGGATCTTCAGAAATACATGAACATGATACTGATGTGGAATCAACGGTTTGA